The following coding sequences lie in one Vibrio splendidus genomic window:
- a CDS encoding bifunctional protein-serine/threonine kinase/phosphatase — MTISFSQGQVTTPESNNQMTLKFGGYSNKGIRDENQDAIIVKHPKTRAEQELKGSVACIADGASCSEHGQKASHTSVMQFIDDYYATPKSWSIQRSAQKVLTSLNSWLFNTSVSNIHPAQQVNHNALVSTFSSVILKSNTAHIFHVGDSRIYLLRDGELRQLTRDHTRKNMGQKHYLTRALGMDNQLNVDYQTLPIKKDDCFILTSDGVHEFVSPNTFKDHIDKPGADFEYAAQTICNTALSHNSSDNVSCLIVQVSHLPKPSLIEFHEKLAKRAIPPALKLGQSIDNYMVLEVLYAGSRSHVYRVMQKETQTEFVLKVPSVQYHDSPAQLSAFFNEQWAGILLNNKKVMKVYPTPEHSQFLYQICEWVEGITLRQWMYDNPKPSLKQVRDILDKITQGIRVLQRADMVHRDLKPENIMIQRDGEIKIIDLGAVLVRGIEEGSKSEQDSVPLGAVNYIAPETIKHNTATTSSDLFSIAVIGYEMLTGELPYSEMSAQSLKQSRHHQWEYQSLTQKRTDIPAWVDLVLQKACAESPSERHQVLGDFVADLYTPNQSLVKSKAKQPLINRNPIQFWKVLALLLGIVAIVEMGLLLSAS; from the coding sequence ATGACAATTTCATTCAGCCAAGGACAAGTCACCACGCCAGAGTCAAACAACCAAATGACGCTGAAGTTTGGTGGTTACTCAAATAAAGGCATTCGTGATGAAAACCAAGATGCCATCATTGTAAAACACCCAAAAACTCGCGCTGAGCAAGAGTTAAAAGGCAGTGTTGCCTGCATAGCCGATGGTGCGAGTTGCAGTGAACATGGCCAAAAAGCCAGCCACACCAGCGTGATGCAGTTTATTGATGACTACTACGCCACTCCAAAAAGCTGGAGCATTCAGCGCTCGGCGCAAAAGGTCTTAACCTCGCTCAATTCTTGGCTCTTCAACACTTCTGTTTCTAATATTCATCCCGCACAACAAGTGAACCACAATGCGCTCGTTTCCACTTTTAGCAGCGTGATATTAAAATCCAACACCGCACATATATTCCATGTAGGCGATAGTCGCATTTATCTATTGAGAGATGGCGAATTACGACAGCTTACTCGCGACCACACTCGTAAGAACATGGGGCAGAAACATTACCTAACTCGAGCTTTGGGTATGGATAATCAGCTCAACGTTGACTATCAAACGCTTCCTATTAAGAAAGACGACTGCTTCATCCTGACATCTGATGGCGTACACGAGTTTGTCTCGCCCAACACATTCAAGGATCACATCGACAAACCAGGAGCGGATTTTGAATACGCTGCACAAACGATCTGTAACACAGCTTTAAGCCACAACAGTTCAGACAACGTGAGCTGCTTGATTGTGCAAGTCAGTCACCTACCTAAACCTTCGCTCATTGAGTTCCATGAAAAGCTGGCTAAACGTGCTATCCCACCCGCTTTAAAGCTTGGGCAAAGCATCGACAACTATATGGTACTCGAGGTGTTGTATGCAGGTTCAAGAAGCCATGTATACCGTGTAATGCAGAAAGAGACACAAACCGAATTCGTCTTGAAAGTACCGTCGGTTCAATATCACGATAGCCCCGCACAACTGAGCGCGTTTTTTAACGAACAATGGGCAGGGATCCTGCTGAACAACAAGAAAGTAATGAAGGTCTACCCGACGCCAGAACACTCGCAATTCCTATATCAAATCTGCGAATGGGTAGAAGGCATCACGCTGAGACAGTGGATGTACGACAATCCAAAACCTTCACTCAAACAAGTGCGCGATATACTCGATAAGATCACACAAGGTATCCGAGTGCTACAACGTGCAGATATGGTGCACAGAGACTTAAAACCTGAAAACATCATGATTCAACGTGATGGCGAGATTAAAATAATTGATCTTGGGGCTGTGTTGGTAAGAGGTATTGAAGAAGGAAGTAAATCAGAGCAAGACTCGGTACCATTGGGCGCTGTTAATTACATTGCACCGGAAACCATAAAGCACAATACCGCGACCACAAGTTCGGATCTATTCTCTATTGCAGTCATCGGGTATGAAATGCTCACAGGCGAACTGCCCTACTCTGAGATGTCTGCACAATCGCTCAAGCAATCTCGTCATCATCAATGGGAATACCAATCGCTGACACAAAAGCGTACTGACATACCAGCTTGGGTTGATTTGGTTTTACAAAAAGCCTGTGCCGAATCACCAAGCGAACGTCATCAAGTGTTGGGGGATTTTGTGGCAGACCTTTACACACCAAACCAAAGCTTGGTCAAAAGCAAAGCCAAGCAACCTTTGATAAACCGAAACCCGATCCAGTTTTGGAAAGTGTTGGCTTTGTTGCTCGGCATTGTTGCCATTGTAGAAATGGGCTTATTACTCAGTGCTAGTTAA